TTCTTTGAAAAAATTGAATTAATTCAAATACTCCTATTAAAACATATCCAAAAATTAGAATTAACGTTATAATAATTGCTCCATTCCAATCAATGTAACAAAACGTTACAAACAACGTCAAAATCAAATACATTAATAACTGTATTAATTTTCTGTTTCTCATAAACAAATCTCACTAACAATTAAACTTCCTGTCTCCTGTTTCCTGTTTCTTGCTATCACGCTTCTCTATCCCTGTTCTTTTATAATATGTATATCTCTTTGTGGAAACGGTATACTAATATTGTGTTCTCTAAATAATTCGTCTATTCTAAAGCGAATTTCACTCTGTGGTATAATAGCTTTAAAACTATCATTCAGTGTAAAAATAAGTTTAAAATCCAGTGAGCTATCTCCAAAGTTTTCAAAAATCACTAAAGGAACTGGTTCCTTCAAAACTTTAGGATGTTCTGTAGCCGCTTGAAGCAATAATTTTTTAACCAATTGCACATCACTTCCATAGGCAACTCCAACTGAAACACTTTCTCTAGTAGTAGTTCCGTTTTGCGTCCAATTGTATAAACTATTTGATAAATATTTATGATTCGGAATTACCAATACTTTATTGTCAATGGTCACTGCTCTGGTAGTTCTCAGTTTAATTTCCTCTACTCTACCGACCTTTCCATCTATTTCAATAATATCTCCAACATGCACACTCTGATCAAGAATAATAAAAATCCCAGAAATAATATCTTGAAAAAAGGTTTGTAATGCCAAACCAATACCAATTAACAATGCTGAAGAAGCAACTAAAATTGCACTTAAATTTACTCCAGAAGAGCTTAATATCATTGAAAATATAATGGCATAGATAAACCAACTGGTAAAAGAAAATACCGTATTAAACTTGTTCTTATCTTCTTCTTGCAGCCTTCTTCTAACAAACTTTTTAAAATATTTAAAAACAATATTTGCTATAATGAGTGATACAATGAGTATTAAAACTGTTTTAATCGTAATATCTACACCTTTACCTCCAATTGGCAATCGGTAGTTCAATATTTCAATAACCTCTTTGGTAAATTCTTTCATTATTTTTTTAATTTAATAAAGGTAGTATAATAGATAATACTAAAAAAAAGATATAACCTACTATGGAAATATAATACTGATAATTCTTTTCTTCTTTTTTAACAATACTCAATATTGTAAAAATAACTCCAGTAACAAGAATGATAGTTCCTATAGTGGAAAATATAAACATGTTTTGATTGAATCTTGCAGAGTCATGTAATCCTTCTGCAAAATTAATTACCAAATAAGCTACTGCTATATTTAGTACAACTAAATAAATAAGAAACTTAAAAGCCCACCTTTTATAATTGGTAGGCTTTTCGTTTAATTGAATATTTTCCATCTATAAATAACTTCTTATCCGCTATAGCGAATCCACTTCCATAAATCTTTATAGGTAGGTTTTTTACCATAAGATAAAATACCAACTCTATAAATTTTAGCAGCAAACCATACCATAAACATAAAGGTAGCTACTAACAGTAACATTGAAATTGCAATCTCCCACCAAGCTACTCCAAATGGAATACGCATCAACATCACAATTGGAGAAGTAAACGGTATATGAGAAAATATAATTGAAATAGGTCCATGCGGATCATTAATTACCGTAAAAAATCCAACGTATACTCCTAATATTAAAGGTAACATAATAGGCATCATAAATTGTTGTGTATCGGTCTCATTATCTACCGCTGCACCTACAGCTGCAAATAAAGAACTATACAACATATATCCTCCTAAAAAGTAAAAAATGAATATTACAAACATTTTAAATAAAGGAAGACTAAAAAACTCAACAGCTATTTGTTCCAATTTATTTCTTTCTGCTGCCTGTTTCATTACTTCCATTTGCTCTGCAGGAATTTTTGCTGTTTGCATCTCTACTAAATCAAGTCCTAAAAGAGACGAAGCTACCAGGGTAATTATAAATAGTAACACTCCCCAAATAAAGAACTGTAATAACCCAGCAGAAGCGTTTCCTATAATTTTACCTAACATCAATTTAAAAGGTTTTACAGAAGACACTATTACTTCAATAATTCTACTAGTCTTTTCTTCAATTACACTTCGCATTACTGAAGTACCGTAAATCATAACAAACATAAACAGCATATAACCAGCTAATCCTCCTGCAATGATACTTGCTACACTCTTTGCTTTGGATGATTTTTCTCCAGAAAAATTAAACATTTTTATATCTGAAGAAATACGTGATTCTTTAATATGCGCTAAATCAATACCAAAACTCGTTAACTTTTCATTTCTTAGTTTCTTTTCAATTCTATTTTCTAAACTTCCCATTACGGTCATACTTGGGGAATCTTTCGAGAAAAACTCAATTGATTGTGCTAAGATTTCTAAACTGTCTTTTTTGGGAATATATAATGCACCATAATAGTCTCCTTCTTCCACTTTCTTCTTAGAATCTTCAAGTCCTAACTTGGTAAAATCTTCAAATTTTAGTGTTTTTGAATCATTGAAAGCATCATTGGCAAATAATCCTGATTCGTCTACAAAAACTATTTTCTTAACCTTTTCATCATTCTTTTTCATTAAGAAAAAAACCAATGCTCCCATTCCTACCATTAACAATGGGCTCAGAAAAGTCATCATAATAAATGACTTGTTTCTAACCTTAGCAATAAACTCTCGTTCTATAATTAATCTTAATCTACGCATAGCTTAATTATTTTTATTTACCGCCTCAATAAAAATATCGTTGGCACTTGGTATTAGTTCTACAAAATGTTGTACCTCTCCTTGAGAGGTTAAAAAAGATAATAAATCGTTAGCTGAATTTCCTTCAGTTAACTTTACGTTCAATTTAAGTCCGTCATTTAACAATCTAAAATCTGCTGGTAATACTTTAAAGTTCTCTTTCAACTTTGCTTCTACCTCTTTTGGGCTCGCAGTATTTAAACCAACTTGGAAAGTGTTGGTTCTAAATTGTTTTTTTACATCGTCTAGCTTTCCTTCTAAAATCTTATTTGATTTGTTAATCAAAGCTATATAATCACACATTTCTTCTACACTCTCCATTCGGTGTGTTGAAAATATAATGGTAGCCCCTTCATCTCTTAATTGTAAGATCTCTTTTGCTATTAATTGTGCGTTGATAGGATCGAATCCAGAAAAAGGCTCATCAAAAATTAATAATTTAGGTTGGTGTAACACCGTAACTATAAACTGTACTTTTTGGGCCATTCCCTTTGATAATTCCTCAATTTTCTTTCCCCACCAAGCGCCAATATCAAACTTATCAAACCAATATTTTAATCGTTTTTTTGCTTCAGATTTACTCAATCCTTTTAATTGAGCTAAGTATAAGGCTTGCTCTCCTACTTTCATAGATTTGTACAAACCTCTTTCTTCTGGTAGGTATCCAATATGTTCTATATGATTAGGAGCCAATTTTTCTCCATCTAAAATCACTTCACCAGCATCAGGCATGGTTATTTGATTAATAATTCTAATCAAAGAAGTTTTACCCGCTCCGTTAGGTCCTAAAAGTCCGTAAACACTCCCCTTTGGAATTTCAAGAGAAACATTATTCAATGCAGTAAATTCCCCATAGCGTTTTACTACATTATTAATTTGTAATAAGTTATTCATTGAATTTATTAGTTGATTTACTTTAAATAAGTTATCAGTACAGACAAACTTACATATTTTCTATTAATAAGTAAGATATAAACCCCAATTGTTACAAGAAGTCAAAAATAAAATTTACTATGCATGCATAATTTTTTTACGATTTACTATGCATGCATAATAAATTTTTATATCTTTGACGGGCATGGATAAAAATAAATCAATAGATCATCAATTAAGAGCTACATGGCAAGCAGTTGCTAAAATGTATAATGAGCAAGCTGCAAAGCATGATAGCACAATGGCTACAGCCTTTGTTTTATTGAATATAGATTACGAGAACGGCACCCCTTCAACGGCTTTAGGCCCACAAATGGGAATGGAGCCAACCAGCCTTTCTCGTTTATTAAAAAACATGGAGGACAAAGGTGTGATTTGTAGAGAAAAGAACCCTAATGATGGTAGAAGTGTTATCATAAAACTTACGGAGTATGGTAAAGAAATGAGAGAAGTTTCTAAGGGGCATGTATACCAATTTAACAATAAAGTAAGGGAATATATTACTGAAAAAGAGTTAGAAACTTTTTTTAAAGTAACCACTACTATAAACAAGCTTATCACCGATAAGTTAATTTATGGAGACGAAGACATTAACAAACAAGCTGTATAAAACAAACCAATAGACAAATGACAAGAAGAATTAAAAAAGTAGCGATTATCGGTTCTGGTATCATGGGATCGGGTATTGCATGTCATTTTGCAAACATTGGCGTTGAGGTTTTATTATTGGATATTGTACCAAGAGAACTTAACGACAAGGAAAAAGCAAAAGGATTAACCTTAGAAGACAAAGTAGTTCGTAACCGTATGGTAAACGATGCTTTAACAGCTTCTTTAAAATCAAAACCATCACCTATCTACAACAAAAAATTTGCAGATAGAATTACTACTGGTAACCTAGAAGACGATTTACACAAGATTAAAGATGTAGATTGGATTATGGAAGTAGTTGTGGAACGCTTAGACATTAAACAAAGTGTTTTTGAAAAGGTTGAAAAATACCGTACACCTGGTACTATTATTTCTTCTAATACCTCTGGTATTCCAATTAAATTTATGAACGAAGGACGTAGTGAAGATTTCCGTAAGCATTTTGCGGTAACACACTTCTTTAACCCTCCTCGTTACCTAAAATTATTTGAGGTTGTACCAGGTCCAGATTGTAAGCAAGAAGTTACTGACTTCTTAATGGATTACGGTTCTAAATTCTTAGGAAAAACTTCAGTATTAGCTAAAGATACTCCAGCGTTTATTGGTAACCGTATTGGTATCTTCGGAATTCAATCTTTATTCCACCAAGTAAAGGAATTAGGATTAACTATTGAAGAAGTTGATAAATTAACAGGACCAGTTATTGGACGTCCTAAATCAGCTACTTTCCGTACAGTTGATGTAGTAGGATTAGATACTTTAGTACATGTTGCTAATGGTATTTATGACAACTGTCCTGATGATGAAGCTCATGACTTATTTAAGTTACCTGACTTTATCAATACAATGATGGAGAATAAATGGTTAGGAAGTAAAACAAAGCAAGGTTTTTACAAGAAATCTGTTAATGCTGAAGGTAAAAAAGAGATTTTATCTTTAGACTTAGACACGATGGAATATCGTACTAAGAAACGTGCAAAGTTTGCTACATTAGAATTAACAAAAACTATTGACAAACCAATTGATCGCTTTAAAGTATTAGTTGGTGGTAGAGATAAAGCGGGAGAATTCTACCGTAAGAACTTCGCTGCAATGTTTGCCTATGTTCAAAATAGAATTCCAGAAATTTCTGACGAATTATACAGAATTGACGATGCCATGAAAGCTGGTTTCGGATGGGAAAATGGACCTTTCGAAATTTGGGATGCTGTAGGTGTAGAAAAAGGTATCGAATTAATGAAAGCTGAAGGAAAAGAGCCTGCTGCTTGGGTTACTGAAATGGTAGCTAAAGGAGAAACTTCTTTCTATACAGTAAAAGATGGTGCTACATACTATTATGATGTAGAAGCTAAAGAACAAGTTAAAAAACCAGGTCAAGATGCATTTATCATCTTAGATAACATCCGTAAAACTACTGAGGTATTTAAAAACTCTGGAGTTGTTATTGAAGACTTAGGAGACGGAATATTAAACTGTGAGTTCCAATCTAAAATGAACACTATTGGTGGAGATGTTTTAGCTGGATTAAACAAAGCAGTTGATTTAGCCGAAAAAGACTTCCAAGGATTGGTAATTGGTAATCAAGGAGCTAACTTCTCTGTAGGTGCTAATATTGGAATGATCTTTATGATGGCTGTTGAGCAAGAGTATGACGAGTTAAACATGGCTATCAAGTATTTCCAAGATACTATGATGCGTATGCGTTACTCTGCTATTCCAACAATTGCAGCTCCTCATGGAATGACTTTAGGAGGTGGATGTGAATTATCATTACACGCAGATAAAGTGGTTGCTGCTGCCGAAACATATATCGGTTTAGTAGAATTTGGAGTTGGAGTAATTCCTGGTGGTGGTGGATCTAAAGAAATGGCTTTAAGAGCGCAAGATTTATTCCACACTGGTGATGTTCAATTAAATGTTTTACAAGAGCATTTCTTAACTATTGGTATGGCCAAAGTGGCTACTTCAGCACATGAAGCATTCGACTTAAACTTACTTCAAAAAGGAAAAGATGTAGTAGTTGTAAACAAAGATCGTCAAATCGCCGAAGCTAAAAAACATGCTTTATTACTAGCAGAAGCTGGATATTCTCAGCCTGTAAAACGTAAAGATATTTTAGCATTAGGAAAACAAGCATTAGGGATGTTCTTAGTAGGAACAGACTCTATGAATGCTTCTAAATATATTTCTGAGCACGATCAGAAAATTGCAAACAAACTAGCTTATGTAATGGCTGGTGGAGATTTATCAGAACCAACAAAAGTTACTGAACAGTATTTATTAGACCTTGAGCGTGAAGCTTTCTTAAGTTTAACTACAGAAAGAAAAACCTTAGAGCGTATTCAGCACATGTTAAAAACTGGTAAACCATTACGTAACTAAACGTTACGAGTTATTAGTGATGAGTTATTAGTGATGCGTTAGACTCACTAAAAAACTTAAAACTAAACACTAAAAACTTTAAAAATATGAAAACAGCATATATAGTAAAAGGATATAGAACCGCCGTAGGGAAATCTAAAAAGGGTGTGTTCAGATTTAAAAGAGCTGACGAATTAGCTGCTGAAACCATCAAGTATATGATGACGAAGCTTCCAGAATTCGACGTAAAACGTATTGACGACGTTATTGTTGGTAATGCAATGCCAGAAGGATCTCAAGGATTAAATATGGCTAGAATCATTTCTTTAATTGGATTAGATTCTGTTGATGTTCCTGGAGTAACTGTAAACCGTTTCTGTTCATCAGGGTTAGAAACAATTGGTATGGCAGTAGCAAAAATTCAATCGGGAATGGCTGATTGTATTATTGCTGGAGGAACAGAGAGTATGAGTTCTGTACCAATGACTGGTTTTAAACCAGAATTAAACTACGATATCGTAAACGCTGGTCATGAAGATTATTACTGGGGAATGGGTAATACTGCTGAAGCAGTTGCTCAACAGTACAATATTTCTCGTCAAGATCAAGATCAATTTGCTTACGAGTCACATATGAAAGCTTTAAAAGCTTTAGATTCAGATCGTTTCCAAGATCAAATTGCTCCGATCAATGTTGAAGAAACATACATTGGAGAAAATGGAAAACGTGCAACAAGAAATTATACAGTTACTAAAGACGAAGGTCCTCGTAGAGGAACAAGCGTAGAAGCTTTAGCAAAATTACGTGCAGTATTTGCTGCAAACGGTTCTGTTACTGCTGGTAACTCATCACAAACAAGTGATGGTGCTGCCTTTGTAATGGTAATGAGTGAAGATATGGTAAAAGAGTTAGGTATTGAGCCAGAAGCACGCTTAGTAAGCTATGCTGCTGCTGGAGTACCACCTCGTATTATGGGTATTGGTCCTGTAGCTGCCATTCCAAAAGCTTTAAAACAAGCTGGTTTACAACAAAGTGATATTGAATTAATTGAATTGAACGAAGCATTTGCTTCACAATCATTGGCTGTTATTCGTGAGTTAGATTTAAATCCGGATATCATTAACGTAAATGGTGGAGCAATTGCTTTAGGTCACCCATTAGGATGTACTGGAGGTAAATTATCAGTTCAGTTATTTGATGAAATGCGCAAGCGTGAAATGAAAGGAAAATACGGAATGGTAACCATGTGTGTAGGTACTGGACAAGGTGCTGCTGGTATTTTCGAATTCTTAAGTTAACAACCTAAAAAATCAACAAAAACAGATGTCAGAATTAAATAAAGATATTTTACGTGGAGGGCAGTTCCTAGTAAAAGAAACAAAATGTGAGGATGTATTTACTCCTGAAGATTTTTCAGAAGAGCAAACAATGATGCGCGATGCAGTTAAAGAATTTAACGATCGTGAAATCATTCCTCATAAAGAAA
The sequence above is a segment of the Tenacibaculum sp. 190130A14a genome. Coding sequences within it:
- a CDS encoding mechanosensitive ion channel family protein → MKEFTKEVIEILNYRLPIGGKGVDITIKTVLILIVSLIIANIVFKYFKKFVRRRLQEEDKNKFNTVFSFTSWFIYAIIFSMILSSSGVNLSAILVASSALLIGIGLALQTFFQDIISGIFIILDQSVHVGDIIEIDGKVGRVEEIKLRTTRAVTIDNKVLVIPNHKYLSNSLYNWTQNGTTTRESVSVGVAYGSDVQLVKKLLLQAATEHPKVLKEPVPLVIFENFGDSSLDFKLIFTLNDSFKAIIPQSEIRFRIDELFREHNISIPFPQRDIHIIKEQG
- a CDS encoding ABC transporter permease, encoding MRRLRLIIEREFIAKVRNKSFIMMTFLSPLLMVGMGALVFFLMKKNDEKVKKIVFVDESGLFANDAFNDSKTLKFEDFTKLGLEDSKKKVEEGDYYGALYIPKKDSLEILAQSIEFFSKDSPSMTVMGSLENRIEKKLRNEKLTSFGIDLAHIKESRISSDIKMFNFSGEKSSKAKSVASIIAGGLAGYMLFMFVMIYGTSVMRSVIEEKTSRIIEVIVSSVKPFKLMLGKIIGNASAGLLQFFIWGVLLFIITLVASSLLGLDLVEMQTAKIPAEQMEVMKQAAERNKLEQIAVEFFSLPLFKMFVIFIFYFLGGYMLYSSLFAAVGAAVDNETDTQQFMMPIMLPLILGVYVGFFTVINDPHGPISIIFSHIPFTSPIVMLMRIPFGVAWWEIAISMLLLVATFMFMVWFAAKIYRVGILSYGKKPTYKDLWKWIRYSG
- a CDS encoding ABC transporter ATP-binding protein; this encodes MNNLLQINNVVKRYGEFTALNNVSLEIPKGSVYGLLGPNGAGKTSLIRIINQITMPDAGEVILDGEKLAPNHIEHIGYLPEERGLYKSMKVGEQALYLAQLKGLSKSEAKKRLKYWFDKFDIGAWWGKKIEELSKGMAQKVQFIVTVLHQPKLLIFDEPFSGFDPINAQLIAKEILQLRDEGATIIFSTHRMESVEEMCDYIALINKSNKILEGKLDDVKKQFRTNTFQVGLNTASPKEVEAKLKENFKVLPADFRLLNDGLKLNVKLTEGNSANDLLSFLTSQGEVQHFVELIPSANDIFIEAVNKNN
- a CDS encoding MarR family winged helix-turn-helix transcriptional regulator, whose protein sequence is MDKNKSIDHQLRATWQAVAKMYNEQAAKHDSTMATAFVLLNIDYENGTPSTALGPQMGMEPTSLSRLLKNMEDKGVICREKNPNDGRSVIIKLTEYGKEMREVSKGHVYQFNNKVREYITEKELETFFKVTTTINKLITDKLIYGDEDINKQAV
- a CDS encoding 3-hydroxyacyl-CoA dehydrogenase/enoyl-CoA hydratase family protein translates to MTRRIKKVAIIGSGIMGSGIACHFANIGVEVLLLDIVPRELNDKEKAKGLTLEDKVVRNRMVNDALTASLKSKPSPIYNKKFADRITTGNLEDDLHKIKDVDWIMEVVVERLDIKQSVFEKVEKYRTPGTIISSNTSGIPIKFMNEGRSEDFRKHFAVTHFFNPPRYLKLFEVVPGPDCKQEVTDFLMDYGSKFLGKTSVLAKDTPAFIGNRIGIFGIQSLFHQVKELGLTIEEVDKLTGPVIGRPKSATFRTVDVVGLDTLVHVANGIYDNCPDDEAHDLFKLPDFINTMMENKWLGSKTKQGFYKKSVNAEGKKEILSLDLDTMEYRTKKRAKFATLELTKTIDKPIDRFKVLVGGRDKAGEFYRKNFAAMFAYVQNRIPEISDELYRIDDAMKAGFGWENGPFEIWDAVGVEKGIELMKAEGKEPAAWVTEMVAKGETSFYTVKDGATYYYDVEAKEQVKKPGQDAFIILDNIRKTTEVFKNSGVVIEDLGDGILNCEFQSKMNTIGGDVLAGLNKAVDLAEKDFQGLVIGNQGANFSVGANIGMIFMMAVEQEYDELNMAIKYFQDTMMRMRYSAIPTIAAPHGMTLGGGCELSLHADKVVAAAETYIGLVEFGVGVIPGGGGSKEMALRAQDLFHTGDVQLNVLQEHFLTIGMAKVATSAHEAFDLNLLQKGKDVVVVNKDRQIAEAKKHALLLAEAGYSQPVKRKDILALGKQALGMFLVGTDSMNASKYISEHDQKIANKLAYVMAGGDLSEPTKVTEQYLLDLEREAFLSLTTERKTLERIQHMLKTGKPLRN
- a CDS encoding acetyl-CoA C-acyltransferase, yielding MKTAYIVKGYRTAVGKSKKGVFRFKRADELAAETIKYMMTKLPEFDVKRIDDVIVGNAMPEGSQGLNMARIISLIGLDSVDVPGVTVNRFCSSGLETIGMAVAKIQSGMADCIIAGGTESMSSVPMTGFKPELNYDIVNAGHEDYYWGMGNTAEAVAQQYNISRQDQDQFAYESHMKALKALDSDRFQDQIAPINVEETYIGENGKRATRNYTVTKDEGPRRGTSVEALAKLRAVFAANGSVTAGNSSQTSDGAAFVMVMSEDMVKELGIEPEARLVSYAAAGVPPRIMGIGPVAAIPKALKQAGLQQSDIELIELNEAFASQSLAVIRELDLNPDIINVNGGAIALGHPLGCTGGKLSVQLFDEMRKREMKGKYGMVTMCVGTGQGAAGIFEFLS